A genomic window from Neoarius graeffei isolate fNeoGra1 chromosome 5, fNeoGra1.pri, whole genome shotgun sequence includes:
- the irgq1 gene encoding interferon-gamma-inducible GTPase 10: MENIGMPQKIAEEYINKITKAVQSSSPENIPQQFMTFLKVYARFKLDVAVTGDSGSGKSTLINALLGLDHDAKEAAPTGVVETTMKPTLYQYPNCPHARLWDLPGMGTPSFTSKSYVKTINFNLYDMFFVVISERFRENNMLLIDEIHKQKKPFYIIRTKVDRDLRAQSRKYDFTETGVLMVMRDECLKYVEEKNLHPHIFLVSAHETQKYDMQNLKDTFEKEAPELKREVFPLFLASLFSGDGTKERTIMRHALQSGKATEKEILDLRTFCKCFDVANGTETLTTTLEALSHFQLDVAVLGETGSGVTTLLNALMRQQNSGVCSLFAEMPATSPHYPNVRFWAVSGTENMMKNSLERMKDTLDHFDFYVIIVTDWKKPHHIDLARIVQKLQKKYHFVQTKTDCHLQAYDDLCCSETEILDGLRAQCAEELQMAKVDNLQLFLVNSLDRNAFDFVSLESVLGSDLDTIRTSAFAYYVDRIVRNNKQPQSTCQIL; encoded by the exons CATGCCGCAAAAGATCGCAGAGGAATACATCAACAAAATCACCAAGGCAGTCCAGTCTTCAAGCCCAGAGAATATCCCTCAACAGTTTATGACTTTTCTGAAAGTGTATGCTCGATTCAAGTTGGATGTTGCTGTGACTGGAGATTCTGGCTCAGGAAAATCTACACTCATTAATGCTCTCCTTGGACTGGATCATGATGCTAAAGAAGCTGCACCCACAGGAGTGGTGGAGACCACAATGAAACCTACACTGTATCAATATCCCAACTGTCCCCATGCAAGACTGTGGGATCTTCCAGGGATGGGCACACCCTCTTTTACATCAAAGAGTTATGTCAAGACAATAAACTTTAACCTCTATGACATGTTTTTTGTAGTGATCTCTGAACGATTTAGAGAAAACAACATGCTTCTGATTGACGAAATACATAAACAAAAGAAGCCTTTTTATATTATTAGAACAAAAGTCGATCGCGACTTGCGTGCACAGAGTCGGAAATATGACTTCACTGAAACTGGTGTTTTAATGGTCATGAGAGAtgagtgtttaaaatatgtagaAGAGAAAAACCTGCACCCTCACATCTTCTTAGTGTCAGCCCATGAGACACAGAAGTACGACATGCAGAACCTTAAGGACACCTTTGAGAAAGAAGCTCCAGAACTCAAAAGAGAAGTTTTTCCTCTTTTCCTGGCAAGTTTGTTCAGTGGAGATGGGACGAAAGAAAG GACGATTATGCGCCATGCTTTGCAAAGTGGGAAAGCCACTGAAAAGGAAATACTGGACCTAAGAACTTTCTGCAAATGTTTTGATGTTGCAAATGGAACTGAAACACTTACAACTACACTGGAGGCTCTAAGCCACTTTCAGCTTGATGTGGCTGTTTTAGGGGAGACAGGATCTGGAGTAACTACTCTTCTGAATGCCTTAATGAGACAGCAGAATAGTGGCGTTTGCTCACTGTTTGCTGAAATGCCAGCAACAAGTCCTCATTACCCCAATGTCAGATTTTGGGCTGTGTCAGGAACAGAGAACATGATGAAAAACTCCTTGGAGAGGATGAAAGATACGTTGGATCATTTTGATTTCTATGTGATTATTGTGACAGACTGGAAGAAGCCACATCATATTGACCTCGCAAGAATTGTTCAGAAGTTACAGAAAAAGTACCACTTTGTCCAGACGAAGACTGATTGCCATTTGCAGGCCTATGATGATTTGTGTTGCTCTGAAACTGAGATTCTGGATGGGCTTCGAGCGCAGTGTGCTGAGGAGCTTCAGATGGCAAAAGTGGACAATTTACAACTGTTTCTCGTGAACAGCTTAGACAGAAATGCCTTTGACTTTGTCAGTCTGGAGAGTGTATTGGGAAGTGACCTGGACACCATAAGGACAAGTGCTTTTGCATATTATGTTGATAGAATTGTGAGAAACAATAAACAACCACAGAGCACTTGTCAAATACTATAG